A genome region from Phosphitispora fastidiosa includes the following:
- a CDS encoding stage III sporulation protein AF — translation METLRLMVKSILIIILMTAFLEIVLPRSDIKRYINLIIGLFIIIAVLNPILAIFNTGFDFEVLSAAPEGITGDTEALINQGRDIARARDNRVAGDYKEKLEKQVRSLSGLYQNNNVTDVQVDMVADTAAPDFGKINKIVLWIDDSATVNSAGEDAVTGRSKDSGSKREKDTGSSQEKDSGKNQGQIDIQGQVGVDEVEVNIEVAQSETENSADPENSEKPGTDRGLREMVADFYGLSPEQIEIRNQEVSP, via the coding sequence ATGGAAACACTGCGGTTAATGGTCAAAAGCATCCTGATTATTATATTGATGACTGCTTTCCTGGAAATCGTTTTACCCAGAAGTGATATTAAGAGATATATCAATCTGATTATAGGGTTGTTTATTATAATTGCTGTTTTAAATCCGATTCTGGCCATATTTAATACCGGTTTTGACTTTGAGGTCCTCAGTGCTGCCCCGGAAGGGATCACCGGGGATACCGAGGCCCTGATAAACCAGGGCAGGGATATTGCGCGAGCCAGGGACAATAGGGTTGCCGGTGATTATAAAGAGAAGCTGGAAAAGCAGGTGAGGTCCTTGTCAGGACTCTATCAGAATAACAATGTGACAGATGTGCAGGTTGATATGGTGGCAGACACGGCAGCGCCTGACTTCGGGAAAATAAATAAAATAGTACTCTGGATTGATGATTCGGCAACAGTAAACAGTGCGGGAGAAGATGCCGTGACCGGCAGGTCAAAAGACAGCGGAAGCAAGCGGGAAAAGGACACCGGAAGCAGCCAGGAAAAGGACAGCGGAAAAAACCAGGGACAGATTGATATACAGGGGCAGGTCGGAGTAGATGAAGTTGAGGTGAATATTGAGGTGGCTCAGAGCGAAACAGAGAATTCTGCAGACCCGGAGAATTCGGAGAAACCCGGCACTGACAGGGGATTAAGGGAAATGGTTGCTGATTTTTATGGTCTGTCACCGGAGCAAATTGAAATTAGAAATCAGGAGGTGTCACCATGA
- a CDS encoding SpoIIIAH-like family protein has product MLFIKKKGLWTALLILGVFFIAAGLFQLSGIPTSGDTGTMDTGTADAGIADIDTGDIRNPGAVTGDAPESAAGSNCAEGAENGAFFVEYRLERDRTRSQQIDLLREIVNNSNSSDDIRNEAQTRLLAISQAIDTEMKLENLIRAEDFKDAVVFVEEKSVTIIIQSPVLTQPDREKLTAITARVTGINADNIAVFAKL; this is encoded by the coding sequence ATGTTATTTATAAAGAAAAAAGGCTTATGGACCGCACTTTTGATATTAGGGGTATTCTTTATAGCAGCAGGGCTGTTTCAGCTTAGCGGGATTCCAACAAGCGGTGACACCGGAACCATGGATACCGGGACCGCAGATGCTGGAATAGCGGACATTGATACCGGGGATATCAGAAACCCAGGCGCTGTCACCGGGGATGCACCTGAAAGCGCAGCCGGCAGCAACTGTGCTGAAGGTGCTGAAAATGGGGCTTTTTTCGTTGAATACAGGCTGGAACGTGACCGGACCAGAAGCCAGCAGATAGATTTGCTGCGGGAGATTGTAAATAACAGTAATTCTTCAGATGATATCAGGAATGAGGCCCAGACGAGGTTGTTGGCCATTTCACAAGCCATTGACACGGAAATGAAGCTGGAGAATCTGATTCGGGCGGAAGATTTTAAGGATGCCGTAGTTTTTGTTGAGGAAAAATCGGTTACAATAATAATACAGTCACCCGTACTTACACAGCCTGACAGGGAGAAGCTGACAGCCATCACTGCACGGGTTACCGGCATTAATGCCGATAACATTGCAGTTTTTGCAAAATTGTAA